One segment of Marvinbryantia formatexigens DSM 14469 DNA contains the following:
- a CDS encoding replication-associated recombination protein A — protein MDLFDYMRQNTMEKEAPLASRLRPRTLEEVVGQQEIIGEGKLLYRAIKADKLGSLIFYGPPGTGKTTLAKVIANTTSADFKQINATVAGKKDMEDVVKAAKDSLGMYGKKTILFVDEIHRFNKGQQDYLLPFVEDGTLILIGATTENPYFEVNSALISRSVVFELKPLSKEDICTLIDRAINDKERGMGNYNAVIDGDAKDFLADVADGDARAALNAVELGILTTERSGDGKIHLTLEVASECIQKRAVRYDKTGDNHYDTISAFIKSMRGSDPDAAVYYLARMLYAGESVTFIARRIMICASEDVGNADPQALQVAVAAAQAVERVGMPEAQIILSQAVLYVATAPKSNAACNAVFSAAEAVKNFKATVPVHLQDSHYKGAAKLGHGVGYEYAHDFPKHFSRQQYLPDEIKDQVFYHPSENGYEKQIREYMRWLREE, from the coding sequence ATGGATTTATTTGACTATATGAGACAAAATACAATGGAGAAGGAAGCGCCGCTGGCGTCGAGACTGCGTCCGCGCACTCTGGAGGAGGTGGTCGGACAGCAGGAGATTATCGGGGAGGGCAAGCTGTTATACCGTGCCATCAAGGCGGATAAGCTCGGCTCGCTGATTTTTTACGGACCGCCGGGAACGGGAAAAACGACGCTGGCGAAGGTAATCGCCAACACGACCAGCGCGGATTTTAAGCAGATTAACGCGACGGTTGCCGGCAAAAAGGACATGGAGGATGTGGTGAAGGCGGCAAAGGACAGCCTTGGCATGTACGGAAAAAAGACGATACTTTTCGTGGATGAGATTCACCGCTTCAACAAAGGACAGCAGGATTATCTTCTGCCGTTTGTGGAGGACGGCACGCTGATTCTTATCGGCGCGACAACGGAAAATCCGTATTTTGAGGTGAACAGCGCGCTGATTTCCAGGTCGGTGGTATTTGAGCTGAAGCCGCTTTCAAAGGAGGATATCTGCACCCTGATAGACCGCGCCATAAACGATAAGGAGCGCGGCATGGGAAATTATAATGCGGTGATTGACGGGGACGCAAAGGATTTTCTGGCGGACGTTGCGGACGGAGATGCGCGGGCGGCGCTGAATGCGGTGGAGCTGGGGATTCTGACGACAGAGCGCAGCGGAGACGGAAAGATTCATCTGACACTGGAGGTGGCGTCGGAGTGCATCCAGAAGCGTGCGGTGCGCTATGATAAGACCGGGGACAACCACTACGATACTATCTCGGCGTTTATTAAAAGTATGCGCGGCTCCGACCCGGACGCGGCGGTCTATTACCTTGCCAGAATGCTGTACGCGGGCGAGAGCGTGACGTTTATTGCGCGCAGAATCATGATCTGCGCGTCGGAGGATGTGGGCAATGCGGACCCGCAGGCGCTGCAGGTGGCGGTTGCCGCTGCGCAGGCGGTGGAGCGCGTCGGAATGCCGGAGGCACAGATTATCCTTTCACAGGCGGTGCTCTATGTTGCCACGGCGCCAAAAAGCAACGCCGCCTGCAACGCCGTCTTTTCGGCGGCGGAGGCGGTGAAAAATTTTAAGGCGACGGTTCCGGTGCATCTGCAGGATTCCCATTATAAGGGAGCGGCAAAGCTCGGACATGGCGTCGGCTATGAGTATGCCCATGATTTCCCGAAGCATTTTTCCAGACAGCAGTATCTGCCCGACGAAATCAAAGACCAGGTCTTTTATCATCCGTCTGAGAACGGATACGAAAAGCAGATACGGGAATATATGCGGTGGCTCCGCGAGGAGTAA
- a CDS encoding B12-binding domain-containing radical SAM protein, whose amino-acid sequence MDILLAAINAKYIHSNPAVYSLKAYAEQFLKDKSQSAKPERGDGGQSAKPGRGNGDCAAACTIEIVEFTINQEADEILREIYKKQPEVLAFSCYIWNLEMVEKLLENLPYILPRTELWLGGPEVSWDAEAFLEEHLQVRGIMTGEGEETFAELAAWYARTEEQGGQMCTEEPRRTRRTYVEEAQWPEHAAGRTDMPADGGLSAIRGIVFRDDRGTVRTNAPRPLLAMDKLPFLYALPSPRSGGEETGASAGRVDNDTGVSAGIAKAGANISLEDFVNRIIYYESSRGCPFSCSYCLSSIEKSVRFRSTEKVKRELAFFLDHKVRQVKFVDRTFNCRHSHAMEIWRFIKEHDNGVTNFHFEIAADLLTEEELALLNTLRPGLVQMEIGVQSTNPRTLAEIDRISDFGRLSEIVKRLQSGENIHLHLDLIAGLPYEDYDSFVHSFNDVYRLYPEQLQLGFLKVLKGSKMHEKAQEYALCYRRQPVYEVLHTRWISYEELLRLKMVEEMVEVYYNSGQFTHTMRRLEREFAHPFAMYLELAEYYERSGLAGKKHTRMARFDILRDFIRTKTEAALYDELLLLDLYLRENSKSRPAWAGDIGGDKPAMLAFFKREEENRSLLSGYEGRSARQMMNMTHLELFHYAVCGDCREGRHWLLFDYRKRNPLTQEAAVYEVKVDG is encoded by the coding sequence ATGGATATTTTACTGGCGGCAATAAATGCAAAATATATACACTCCAACCCGGCGGTCTACAGCCTGAAGGCGTATGCGGAGCAATTTTTAAAGGACAAAAGCCAGTCTGCAAAGCCGGAGCGCGGGGATGGCGGACAGTCTGCAAAGCCGGGGCGTGGGAACGGCGACTGCGCTGCGGCATGTACGATTGAGATTGTCGAGTTTACAATCAACCAGGAGGCGGATGAAATCTTGCGGGAAATTTATAAAAAGCAGCCGGAGGTTCTGGCATTTTCCTGCTACATCTGGAATCTGGAGATGGTGGAGAAGCTGCTTGAAAATCTTCCGTATATACTGCCGCGGACGGAGCTGTGGCTTGGCGGACCGGAGGTGTCCTGGGATGCAGAGGCTTTCCTGGAGGAGCATCTGCAGGTGCGCGGCATTATGACAGGAGAGGGCGAGGAAACCTTTGCGGAGCTTGCCGCATGGTATGCCCGGACGGAGGAACAGGGCGGCCAGATGTGTACAGAGGAGCCGCGGCGAACCCGCCGGACATATGTGGAGGAGGCGCAGTGGCCAGAACATGCTGCCGGGCGGACAGATATGCCGGCGGATGGCGGGCTGTCTGCCATCCGGGGAATTGTTTTCCGGGACGACCGGGGGACGGTGCGGACCAATGCGCCGCGACCGCTGCTCGCTATGGATAAGCTGCCTTTTTTGTACGCGCTGCCGTCACCCCGAAGCGGCGGGGAAGAAACTGGCGCATCTGCCGGTCGTGTGGACAATGATACAGGTGTGTCTGCCGGGATTGCGAAGGCAGGCGCCAATATATCCCTTGAGGATTTCGTGAACCGCATCATTTATTATGAGAGCAGCAGGGGCTGTCCGTTTTCCTGCAGCTACTGCCTTTCTTCTATTGAAAAAAGCGTGCGTTTCCGCAGCACGGAGAAAGTGAAGCGGGAGCTGGCATTTTTTCTGGACCATAAAGTCAGACAGGTAAAATTTGTGGACAGGACCTTTAACTGCCGCCACAGCCATGCAATGGAAATCTGGCGGTTTATTAAGGAGCATGACAATGGCGTTACGAATTTTCATTTTGAGATTGCGGCAGATTTGCTTACAGAGGAGGAGCTGGCGCTTTTAAATACGCTGCGGCCGGGACTGGTGCAGATGGAAATCGGGGTGCAGTCGACCAATCCGCGCACGCTCGCGGAAATCGACCGGATTTCCGATTTTGGCAGGCTCTCGGAGATTGTAAAACGGCTCCAGAGCGGCGAAAATATCCATCTGCATCTTGATTTGATTGCCGGGCTGCCCTATGAAGATTATGACAGCTTTGTACATTCCTTCAATGATGTGTACCGTTTGTATCCAGAGCAGCTCCAGCTTGGGTTTCTGAAGGTGCTGAAGGGGTCGAAGATGCACGAAAAGGCGCAGGAATATGCGCTCTGCTACCGCAGACAGCCGGTTTACGAGGTCCTGCACACCCGCTGGATTTCTTATGAAGAGCTCCTGAGGCTGAAAATGGTGGAGGAAATGGTGGAGGTCTACTACAACAGCGGACAGTTTACGCACACGATGCGCCGCCTGGAGCGCGAATTTGCGCATCCCTTTGCCATGTATCTGGAGCTGGCAGAATACTATGAGCGCAGCGGGCTTGCCGGAAAGAAGCATACGCGGATGGCGCGCTTCGACATTCTGCGGGATTTTATCCGCACAAAGACAGAAGCGGCGCTGTATGACGAGCTGCTTCTGCTTGATTTGTACCTGAGGGAAAACAGCAAAAGCCGTCCGGCGTGGGCCGGAGATATTGGCGGCGACAAACCGGCAATGCTGGCATTTTTCAAGCGGGAGGAAGAAAACCGCAGCCTGCTTTCCGGCTATGAGGGGCGCAGCGCCAGGCAGATGATGAATATGACGCATCTGGAGCTGTTCCACTATGCCGTCTGCGGGGACTGCCGGGAGGGCAGGCACTGGCTTCTGTTTGATTACCGGAAGCGGAATCCGCTGACGCAGGAAGCCGCCGTGTACGAGGTGAAAGTGGATGGGTAA
- a CDS encoding TIGR01212 family radical SAM protein (This family includes YhcC from E. coli K-12, an uncharacterized radical SAM protein.), whose protein sequence is MERDGAQMQKTKGRMWGDKPYRSLDFRLREQFGEKVYKLSLNGGMTCPNRDGTVGTGGCIFCSAGGSGEFAADKRLPVAEQLRIQKEALREKKSARKYIAYFQAYTNTYAPVDYLEKIFTEAIEDDEVVILSVATRPDCLPADVLELLGRLNRRKPVWVELGLQTIHPQTARFIRRGYGLSCFETAVRGLRSRGIEVIVHTILGLPGEGRREMLETIGYLNDAGIQGIKLQLLHILRGTDLGALYLQQSMRAAENPGAGMTVDEKSVPDAQGAIHVLSMDEYIDLVLDCVAHLSPDITIHRLTGDGPKELLLAPLWSSRKRTVLNTIHSRMKEEEIWQGKFFQQCGQTL, encoded by the coding sequence ATGGAGAGAGACGGGGCACAGATGCAGAAGACAAAGGGGCGGATGTGGGGCGATAAGCCATATCGGTCCCTGGATTTCCGGCTGCGGGAGCAGTTTGGGGAAAAGGTATATAAGCTGTCTCTGAACGGAGGAATGACCTGTCCGAACCGTGACGGGACAGTGGGAACGGGCGGCTGTATTTTCTGCAGTGCAGGCGGGAGCGGGGAATTTGCCGCCGACAAAAGACTGCCGGTGGCGGAGCAGCTCCGTATCCAGAAAGAAGCGCTGCGCGAAAAAAAATCCGCCAGAAAATATATCGCCTATTTTCAGGCGTACACAAACACCTACGCTCCGGTGGATTATCTGGAAAAAATCTTCACGGAAGCTATAGAGGACGACGAAGTGGTCATACTTTCGGTGGCAACGCGTCCGGATTGTCTGCCAGCGGATGTTCTGGAGCTTCTGGGGCGTCTGAACCGCAGAAAACCGGTATGGGTGGAGCTTGGCCTGCAGACCATCCATCCGCAGACAGCACGGTTTATCCGCAGAGGCTACGGGCTTTCCTGCTTTGAGACGGCGGTGCGCGGTCTGCGAAGCCGCGGCATTGAAGTGATCGTGCATACCATTCTGGGACTTCCGGGCGAAGGACGCAGGGAAATGCTGGAAACGATCGGGTATTTGAACGATGCCGGTATCCAGGGAATCAAGCTGCAGCTTCTGCATATTCTGCGGGGCACTGATCTGGGGGCGCTCTATCTGCAGCAGAGTATGCGGGCGGCAGAAAATCCGGGCGCGGGCATGACAGTGGATGAAAAGTCTGTGCCGGATGCACAGGGCGCGATTCACGTTCTTTCGATGGATGAGTATATTGATCTGGTCCTGGACTGTGTGGCGCATCTGTCGCCGGATATCACCATTCACCGTCTGACGGGGGACGGACCGAAGGAGCTTCTTCTGGCTCCGCTCTGGAGCAGCCGGAAGCGTACCGTATTAAATACCATACACAGCCGGATGAAGGAAGAAGAGATCTGGCAGGGAAAATTTTTTCAGCAGTGCGGCCAGACGCTCTGA
- a CDS encoding DUF4364 family protein produces the protein MKDVHTLYKLIILSMLDRVEFELTNSQITAFILEEQYTDYFTVQETLADMIESGLLEAKTIRNSTRYAMTESGKETLAYFGDDISDGIKEDIEKYFRKNKLQMRNDNAVIADYYRTNGNEFTARLQVKEKEAVLVEVALTVPLEQQAIVLCDNWKKKSQQIYGYLMKELM, from the coding sequence ATGAAGGATGTGCATACACTTTATAAATTAATCATTTTATCTATGCTGGACAGGGTGGAATTTGAGCTTACCAACAGCCAGATTACAGCGTTCATTCTGGAAGAGCAGTATACCGATTATTTTACGGTGCAGGAGACGCTGGCAGATATGATTGAATCCGGGCTTCTGGAGGCAAAAACCATCCGTAACAGCACGCGCTACGCAATGACGGAGAGCGGAAAGGAAACGCTTGCTTATTTCGGAGATGATATATCGGATGGTATTAAAGAAGACATTGAAAAATATTTCCGGAAAAATAAACTGCAGATGCGCAACGATAATGCGGTAATCGCCGATTATTACCGGACAAACGGAAATGAATTTACCGCGCGCCTCCAGGTGAAGGAAAAGGAAGCGGTGCTGGTGGAGGTGGCGCTTACGGTGCCGCTGGAGCAGCAGGCGATAGTGCTCTGCGACAACTGGAAAAAGAAGAGCCAGCAGATTTACGGATATCTGATGAAAGAACTGATGTAG
- a CDS encoding MATE family efflux transporter, which yields MPQTQVTENKMGIMPIPKLLISMSVPIMLSMLVQALYNIVDSIFVSRIDEHALTAVSLAFPIQNLMIAVASGTCVGINALLSRSLGAKNQRDASLAANNGIFLSILSYIVFALIGIFGSRFFFSVQITKASEAPIIEYGTQYLSIILICSFGVFMQFTFERLLQATGKTFYTMITQGLGAIINIILDPILIFGLCGMPKMGVAGAAAATVIGQIVAMLLALYFNLTKNPEIQINLKGFRPNGRIIRTIYAVGVPSIIMMAIGSVMNFCFNKILLMFTSTATAVFGVYFKLNSFAFMPVFGLNNGMIPIIAYNYGARNKKRITETVKLSVFIAVGIMLIGLLVFQLIPDRLLLLFNASENMLEIGVPALRIISLSFLFAGYCIVIGSVFQALGNGVYSLIVSVARQLLVLVPAAYLLAVTLGLGAVWWSYDIAEIVSLVLNTILLKKIYKSSRRNFS from the coding sequence ATGCCACAAACACAGGTAACAGAAAACAAAATGGGCATCATGCCCATTCCGAAGCTGCTGATTTCCATGTCGGTGCCGATTATGCTTTCCATGCTGGTGCAGGCGCTCTATAACATCGTAGACAGTATTTTTGTATCCAGAATCGATGAACACGCGCTGACCGCCGTCTCACTGGCATTTCCGATACAGAATCTGATGATTGCGGTCGCCTCCGGCACCTGCGTCGGCATCAACGCCCTGCTGTCGCGCAGCCTGGGCGCCAAAAACCAGCGCGACGCCAGTCTTGCCGCCAACAACGGTATTTTTTTGTCCATCCTCAGCTACATCGTGTTTGCGCTGATAGGAATTTTCGGCTCCCGGTTCTTTTTCTCTGTCCAGATTACAAAAGCTTCCGAAGCCCCCATCATCGAATACGGCACACAGTATCTGTCGATTATTCTCATCTGCTCGTTCGGCGTCTTTATGCAGTTTACCTTTGAGCGTCTCCTGCAGGCGACGGGAAAGACCTTTTACACCATGATTACGCAGGGGCTCGGTGCGATTATCAATATCATTCTCGATCCCATCCTAATTTTCGGTCTTTGCGGAATGCCGAAAATGGGCGTTGCCGGAGCGGCGGCGGCTACCGTCATCGGACAGATCGTCGCCATGCTGCTCGCGCTGTACTTCAACCTGACAAAGAACCCGGAAATCCAGATAAATCTGAAGGGCTTCCGTCCAAACGGGCGCATTATCCGCACGATTTACGCGGTCGGCGTTCCGTCCATTATCATGATGGCAATCGGTTCCGTCATGAATTTCTGCTTCAACAAGATTCTGCTGATGTTCACCTCCACGGCGACTGCGGTGTTCGGCGTCTACTTCAAGCTGAACAGCTTCGCGTTTATGCCGGTATTCGGTCTGAACAACGGTATGATTCCGATTATCGCATACAACTACGGTGCCAGAAATAAAAAGCGCATCACGGAGACGGTGAAGCTGAGCGTCTTTATTGCTGTTGGCATTATGCTGATTGGCCTGCTGGTGTTCCAGCTCATTCCGGACAGGCTTCTGCTGCTTTTCAACGCATCGGAAAATATGCTGGAGATTGGCGTGCCGGCGCTGCGCATCATCAGTCTGAGCTTTTTGTTTGCGGGGTACTGCATCGTAATCGGCTCCGTTTTCCAGGCGCTCGGCAACGGCGTTTACAGTCTGATCGTATCTGTGGCGCGTCAGCTCCTGGTGCTCGTGCCGGCAGCGTATCTGCTCGCGGTTACGCTTGGTCTGGGTGCCGTGTGGTGGAGCTACGACATCGCCGAGATCGTGTCCCTGGTTTTAAATACCATTCTTCTTAAAAAAATCTACAAATCGAGTAGGAGGAATTTCTCTTAA
- a CDS encoding polysaccharide deacetylase family protein, with product MKETGIRGGRWMFVLFAFMIFFSIYVQKQQEVQETGAQQEGKRQQEAMVSPEAQGMQADAGADTGEKAESMQTDAAEETEREQADVGERKIALTFDDGPHPVYTELLLDGLKERGVKATFFVVGKNIPGHEKVILRMAQEGHLIGNHTYDHADVSRLSSSQVCEEFQKTSDLVEEITGEATPYVRPPFGNWDDELDCLSSMIAVNWTIDPLDWTTANTAQVVERVVTEAAGDDIILLHDYYKSSVEAALQIVDILQARGFSFVTVEELLLE from the coding sequence ATGAAGGAAACGGGAATCCGCGGCGGGCGGTGGATGTTTGTGCTGTTCGCATTTATGATTTTTTTCAGTATTTATGTACAGAAACAGCAGGAGGTGCAGGAGACCGGCGCGCAGCAGGAGGGAAAACGGCAGCAGGAAGCGATGGTATCCCCTGAAGCGCAGGGAATGCAGGCGGACGCCGGGGCAGATACAGGGGAAAAGGCGGAGAGTATGCAGACGGACGCTGCAGAAGAAACGGAGCGTGAGCAGGCGGATGTTGGAGAGCGGAAAATTGCGCTCACCTTCGATGATGGTCCCCATCCGGTATATACGGAGCTTCTGCTGGATGGTCTGAAGGAACGTGGTGTGAAAGCCACGTTCTTTGTAGTCGGGAAAAATATTCCGGGGCACGAGAAAGTGATTTTGCGGATGGCGCAGGAAGGGCATCTGATTGGAAATCACACCTACGACCACGCGGACGTCAGCAGACTGAGCAGCAGCCAGGTGTGCGAGGAGTTTCAGAAAACGAGCGACCTGGTGGAGGAGATTACCGGGGAGGCGACGCCGTATGTGCGCCCTCCGTTTGGAAACTGGGACGATGAGCTGGACTGTCTCAGCTCCATGATTGCCGTAAACTGGACAATCGATCCGCTGGACTGGACGACGGCGAACACGGCGCAGGTGGTCGAGCGGGTAGTGACGGAGGCAGCCGGAGACGACATCATTCTGCTGCATGATTATTACAAATCGTCGGTGGAAGCGGCGCTGCAGATTGTGGATATCCTGCAGGCGCGGGGCTTCTCATTTGTTACTGTCGAGGAGCTGCTTCTGGAGTAA
- a CDS encoding VanW family protein: MKLKKRFLGTLVFAFVMTGAFCAAAEDDVRIDNGICIGDIDVSGMTYDEAYALVKQRIGEMRSAVITVQVGEDSIETTASELGLQWNNKSVVQDAIDLGNSGNPVKRYKERKDLDQETQVLSLEFSANANAVRDFIEEKCKQFEKEPQNATISADGSGGFDLQEGVTGQVINVDESVKAVQDYIANEWQGEDGTIALSVEIEEPEGNTEDLESIQDMLGTYTTYYGSTAGRNMNVERGAELINNHVVWPGETFSVCDQLVPFTAENGYELAPEYSMGQVVQGYGGGICQVSTTLYNALLLAELEIVERHNHTMTVSYVPYSMDAAIAEGSMDLKFCNNLDTPILISGYAYGGELTFTIWGKETRPADRTIYYYSNTLSETNAEGVALYAAPDQPVGYFNQVQSAMAGVSAECWKEVTYNGETTTELVNTSYYQATPASWEVGTLGASDALLSAIYANDLEAAQAAALGVTTQTESETQATDTVVTETPATDTPATDTPATDYIDPNAGANTDAGSSDGVVIWE; the protein is encoded by the coding sequence ATGAAATTAAAAAAGAGGTTTCTGGGGACACTTGTTTTCGCGTTTGTGATGACGGGTGCGTTTTGTGCGGCTGCGGAAGATGATGTACGCATTGATAACGGCATCTGCATCGGCGATATCGATGTGTCCGGCATGACATATGACGAGGCTTATGCGCTGGTGAAGCAGCGTATCGGGGAGATGCGCTCGGCGGTGATTACGGTCCAGGTAGGGGAAGACAGTATCGAAACGACGGCAAGCGAGCTCGGACTGCAGTGGAACAATAAAAGCGTAGTGCAGGATGCCATCGACCTGGGAAATTCCGGCAATCCGGTAAAGCGTTATAAAGAAAGAAAGGACCTGGACCAGGAAACGCAGGTGCTTTCTCTGGAATTCAGCGCAAATGCCAATGCGGTGCGCGATTTTATTGAGGAAAAATGCAAGCAGTTTGAAAAAGAACCGCAGAACGCCACAATCAGCGCGGACGGAAGCGGCGGATTCGATTTGCAGGAGGGCGTTACCGGACAGGTGATCAACGTCGACGAATCGGTAAAAGCCGTGCAGGACTATATTGCAAATGAATGGCAGGGGGAAGACGGCACGATTGCGCTCTCTGTCGAGATTGAGGAGCCGGAGGGCAATACGGAGGATCTGGAGTCCATCCAGGATATGCTGGGCACTTATACAACATATTATGGCTCGACTGCCGGGCGTAATATGAACGTGGAGCGCGGTGCGGAGCTGATTAATAATCATGTGGTCTGGCCGGGCGAGACTTTCTCCGTGTGTGACCAGCTGGTACCGTTTACGGCGGAGAATGGCTACGAGCTGGCGCCGGAATATTCGATGGGGCAGGTCGTGCAGGGCTATGGCGGCGGAATCTGCCAGGTATCGACCACGCTGTACAATGCTCTGCTGCTGGCGGAGCTTGAGATTGTAGAGCGGCATAATCACACGATGACGGTATCCTATGTTCCGTACTCAATGGACGCGGCTATCGCGGAGGGAAGCATGGACCTTAAGTTCTGCAACAATCTGGACACGCCGATTCTGATTTCCGGTTATGCTTACGGCGGCGAGCTGACCTTCACCATCTGGGGCAAAGAGACGCGGCCGGCGGACAGGACGATATATTACTACAGCAATACGCTCAGCGAGACCAATGCGGAGGGCGTGGCGCTTTACGCGGCGCCGGACCAGCCGGTCGGTTACTTTAACCAGGTGCAGTCTGCGATGGCAGGCGTGTCGGCGGAGTGCTGGAAAGAGGTAACATATAACGGAGAGACGACGACAGAGCTTGTGAACACCAGCTATTATCAGGCGACTCCGGCGAGCTGGGAGGTCGGCACGCTTGGTGCTTCGGACGCTCTGCTGAGTGCGATTTATGCAAACGACCTGGAGGCGGCGCAGGCAGCGGCGCTCGGCGTCACTACGCAGACGGAGAGTGAGACACAGGCCACGGATACGGTTGTCACGGAAACTCCGGCGACGGATACCCCGGCGACAGATACACCGGCAACGGATTATATCGACCCGAATGCAGGTGCAAATACAGATGCCGGAAGCTCAGACGGAGTAGTAATCTGGGAGTAA
- a CDS encoding IS1634 family transposase, translated as MRVTTSKSKNSESFYITKGYVNNKGVSTSVIIRKLGTLKELLPEHGPTRDDVMKWAREEARLETLRYKEEQQAKSVQITFHSDQKLDYSQQVFYRGGYLFPQAFYYRIQLDKTCRKLRDKYKFKYDINAILSDLIYARVLEPASKRSSFKIASEFLEKPSYQLHDIYRALDVLGNECDFIQSEVYKNSHLLGKRDDKILYYDCTNYFFEIEQEDGERKYGKGKEHRPNPIIQMGMFMDGAGIPLAFSLFPGNANEQTSLKPLEEKVLQDFGCTKFIYCSDAGLGSEAIKRINHAGQRAFIVTQSIKKLNKDDRKWALDKTGFKRVSDDSPADLSRLTEDDAGLYYKDEPYTPHSLHQRLIVTYSPKYAKYQKAIRDAQVERAEKMLHSGKVKKERRNPNDPARFIGKIAVTEEGEAAKIKNYLDTDKIETEALYDGMYAVTTDLLDDDVKDILKVSEGRWEIEECFRIMKTDFEARPVFLHDDVRIKAHFLICFLALVIYRYLEKSLGNAYTCETILDKLKSMNFADVQEQGFMPLYTRDKLTDALHEACGFETDFQFITKSQMKTIQKKSKGRK; from the coding sequence ATGAGAGTTACAACATCAAAATCAAAAAATTCGGAATCATTTTATATTACGAAAGGTTACGTCAATAACAAAGGTGTTAGCACTTCTGTTATTATTCGAAAACTCGGAACCTTGAAAGAACTTCTTCCAGAACACGGTCCTACCCGCGATGATGTCATGAAATGGGCCAGAGAGGAAGCCAGACTGGAAACACTCAGATACAAAGAAGAACAGCAGGCCAAGTCGGTTCAGATAACTTTTCACTCTGACCAGAAGCTGGATTATAGTCAGCAGGTCTTTTACCGCGGAGGATATCTTTTTCCACAAGCCTTTTACTATCGTATCCAGCTTGATAAGACTTGCCGAAAGCTCAGAGATAAATATAAATTTAAGTATGATATCAATGCCATCCTTTCCGATCTGATCTATGCCAGGGTTCTGGAACCAGCAAGTAAGCGTTCTTCTTTTAAGATAGCTTCTGAATTCCTGGAAAAACCTTCTTATCAATTACATGATATATACCGGGCTCTTGATGTCCTGGGAAATGAATGCGATTTCATCCAGTCTGAAGTTTATAAAAACAGTCATCTTCTCGGAAAACGAGATGATAAGATACTTTATTATGACTGTACAAACTATTTCTTTGAGATCGAGCAGGAAGATGGGGAGAGAAAATACGGGAAAGGAAAAGAACACCGGCCTAATCCAATCATTCAAATGGGGATGTTTATGGACGGAGCTGGAATTCCTCTTGCTTTTTCCCTTTTTCCCGGAAATGCGAATGAACAAACATCACTAAAACCTCTGGAAGAAAAAGTCCTCCAGGACTTTGGTTGTACAAAATTTATTTACTGCAGTGATGCCGGACTTGGTTCAGAAGCCATTAAAAGAATAAACCATGCAGGCCAGAGAGCTTTTATTGTTACCCAGTCCATCAAAAAGCTGAATAAAGATGACAGGAAATGGGCACTGGACAAAACTGGCTTTAAACGTGTTTCCGATGATTCTCCGGCAGATCTTTCCAGACTTACAGAGGATGATGCCGGCCTGTATTATAAGGATGAACCATATACCCCTCATTCACTGCACCAGCGTCTCATTGTCACTTACTCTCCTAAATATGCAAAATATCAGAAAGCAATACGTGACGCACAGGTAGAGCGTGCCGAAAAAATGCTCCATTCCGGGAAAGTAAAAAAAGAACGCAGAAACCCGAACGATCCCGCACGATTTATAGGTAAGATTGCAGTTACAGAAGAAGGAGAAGCTGCTAAAATCAAGAATTATCTGGATACAGATAAAATAGAAACCGAAGCGCTCTATGATGGAATGTACGCTGTAACTACAGATTTGTTAGATGATGACGTAAAAGATATTTTAAAAGTAAGCGAGGGCCGTTGGGAAATCGAAGAATGTTTCCGCATCATGAAAACAGATTTTGAAGCAAGACCTGTATTTCTTCATGACGATGTGCGTATCAAAGCACATTTCCTGATCTGTTTTCTTGCATTAGTCATATACCGTTACCTTGAAAAAAGTTTGGGAAATGCCTATACCTGTGAAACAATCCTGGACAAACTGAAATCCATGAATTTTGCTGATGTACAGGAACAGGGGTTCATGCCACTTTATACACGGGACAAACTAACCGATGCCTTACACGAAGCATGTGGTTTTGAAACAGACTTTCAATTCATTACAAAAAGCCAAATGAAAACAATCCAGAAAAAAAGTAAAGGGAGAAAATAA